Proteins from a genomic interval of Streptomyces fodineus:
- a CDS encoding DUF2637 domain-containing protein, translating to MAAPLQLTRIHRVLIGVVVTGALIIAGIGFAGSYAAVRELAIKKGFGNFSYVFPVGIDAGICVLLALDLLLTWIRIPFPLLRQTAWLLTAATIAFNGAAAWPDPLGVGMHAVIPILFVVAVEAARHAIGRIADITADKHMEGVRLTRWVLSPVPTFLLWRRMKLWELRSYEQVIKLEQERLVYQARLRSRFGRAWRRKAPVESLMPLRLARYGVPLAETAPAGLAAAGIEPMVLAPVSQPQLAAADSAGAAVAGGRAAGAAPVPQNAALPGEQRPESPVDEESPWFQAPRQIDYHGGYDPAYDPMMQEPQYAPDERYAGWYEDQQPEDFQQPSPEETGSFPIPVGPNRTRELGDGGGTPEPEPTEEDFYQVFRKSIDGSYPTGPQLKDDIEATFGISLPLADANRMANRFTNRHTAELEEDHIA from the coding sequence GTGGCCGCGCCACTGCAGCTGACTCGAATACACCGCGTTCTCATCGGCGTGGTCGTGACCGGCGCCTTGATCATCGCCGGCATCGGCTTCGCCGGTTCGTACGCGGCCGTCCGTGAGCTGGCCATCAAGAAGGGCTTCGGGAACTTCTCCTATGTGTTCCCGGTCGGTATCGACGCGGGTATCTGTGTCCTCCTGGCCCTGGACCTGCTCCTGACCTGGATCCGCATCCCCTTCCCGCTGCTGCGCCAGACGGCGTGGCTGCTGACGGCGGCGACGATCGCGTTCAACGGCGCCGCCGCCTGGCCGGACCCGCTGGGTGTCGGCATGCACGCGGTGATCCCGATCCTGTTCGTGGTCGCGGTGGAGGCGGCCCGGCACGCGATCGGCCGGATAGCCGACATCACGGCGGACAAGCACATGGAGGGCGTCCGCCTGACCCGCTGGGTCCTGTCCCCCGTCCCCACCTTCCTCCTCTGGCGCCGCATGAAGCTGTGGGAGCTCCGCTCCTACGAGCAGGTCATCAAGCTGGAGCAGGAACGCCTCGTCTACCAGGCGAGGCTGCGTTCCCGCTTCGGCCGCGCGTGGCGCCGGAAGGCTCCGGTGGAGTCGCTGATGCCGCTGCGGCTGGCCCGCTACGGCGTTCCGCTGGCGGAGACCGCTCCGGCGGGCTTGGCGGCGGCGGGCATTGAGCCGATGGTGCTGGCTCCGGTGTCCCAGCCGCAGCTGGCGGCCGCCGATTCCGCCGGTGCGGCGGTTGCGGGCGGTCGTGCCGCCGGGGCGGCGCCCGTCCCGCAGAACGCGGCGCTTCCCGGCGAGCAGCGCCCGGAGTCCCCCGTGGACGAAGAGAGCCCTTGGTTCCAGGCTCCGCGCCAGATCGACTACCACGGCGGCTACGACCCCGCCTACGACCCGATGATGCAGGAGCCTCAGTACGCCCCCGACGAACGGTACGCGGGGTGGTACGAGGACCAGCAGCCGGAGGACTTCCAGCAGCCCTCCCCCGAGGAGACCGGCAGCTTCCCCATCCCGGTGGGCCCGAACCGCACCCGTGAACTGGGCGACGGCGGCGGCACGCCGGAGCCGGAACCGACCGAGGAGGACTTCTACCAGGTCTTCCGCAAGTCGATCGACGGCAGCTACCCGACCGGGCCCCAGTTGAAGGACGACATCGAGGCGACCTTCGGCATCTCCCTCCCGCTGGCCGACGCCAACCGCATGGCCAACCGATTCACCAACCGTCACACGGCGGAACTGGAAGAAGACCACATCGCATAA
- the lysS gene encoding lysine--tRNA ligase, whose translation MPIVAQSTETTDWVSRFADEVIEESERRAPGKPVVVASGLSPSGPIHLGNLREVMTPHLVADEIRRRGYQVRHLISWDDYDRYRKVPAGVAGIDESWAEHIGKPLTSVPAPRGSSYPNWAEHFKAAMIASLAELGVEFDGISQTAQYNSGTYREQILHAMKHRGDIDAILAQYRTKKAPKKQQQKAVDEAELEAEEGSGAASEDDGSSGSAGYFPYKPYCGNCEKDLTTVTSYDDDSTELAYTCTACGFAETVRLSEFNRGKLVWKVDWPMRWAYEGVVFEPSGVDHSSPGSSFQVGGQIVGIFGGKQPIGPMYAFVGISGMAKMSSSRGGVPTPADALKIMEPQILRWLYARRRPNQSFKIAFDQEIQRLYDEWDKLAGKVADGSALPADIAAYTRAVGTAAAELPKTPRPLPYRTLASVADITAGHEDQALRILSELDPEQPLASLDEARPRYDRAEAWINTHVPADQRTIVREEPDAELLKSLDEASQQSVRLLLDGLAEHWSLDGLTHLVYGVPKVQAGFSADATPKELPPEIKTAQRSFFALLYHLLVGRDTGPRLPTLLLAVGQDRVRRLLGE comes from the coding sequence GTGCCGATCGTGGCTCAGAGCACCGAGACCACCGACTGGGTCTCCCGTTTCGCGGATGAGGTCATCGAGGAATCGGAGCGCCGGGCCCCGGGCAAACCGGTCGTCGTCGCGTCCGGACTCTCGCCTTCCGGGCCCATCCACCTGGGCAACCTGCGCGAGGTCATGACGCCGCACCTGGTCGCCGACGAGATCCGCCGCCGCGGGTACCAGGTCCGGCACCTGATCTCCTGGGACGACTACGACCGGTACCGCAAGGTTCCGGCAGGCGTCGCCGGGATCGACGAGTCCTGGGCCGAGCACATCGGCAAGCCGCTGACCTCGGTGCCCGCGCCGCGCGGGTCGTCGTACCCGAACTGGGCCGAGCACTTCAAGGCCGCGATGATCGCCTCGCTGGCCGAGCTGGGCGTCGAGTTCGACGGGATCAGCCAGACCGCGCAGTACAACTCCGGTACCTACCGCGAGCAGATCCTGCACGCCATGAAGCACCGCGGCGACATCGACGCGATCCTCGCCCAGTACCGCACGAAGAAGGCCCCGAAGAAGCAGCAGCAGAAGGCCGTCGACGAGGCCGAGCTGGAGGCCGAGGAGGGCTCGGGCGCCGCGTCCGAGGACGACGGGAGCTCCGGCTCCGCCGGGTACTTCCCGTACAAGCCGTACTGCGGCAACTGCGAGAAGGACCTGACGACCGTCACCTCCTACGACGACGACTCCACCGAGCTCGCCTACACCTGCACCGCGTGCGGCTTCGCCGAGACCGTCCGGCTCAGCGAGTTCAACCGCGGCAAGCTGGTCTGGAAGGTCGACTGGCCGATGCGCTGGGCCTACGAGGGCGTCGTCTTCGAGCCGAGCGGCGTCGACCACTCCTCGCCGGGGTCGTCGTTCCAGGTTGGCGGGCAGATCGTCGGGATCTTCGGCGGCAAGCAGCCGATCGGACCCATGTACGCCTTCGTCGGCATCTCCGGCATGGCGAAGATGTCCTCGTCCCGCGGCGGGGTCCCGACCCCCGCCGACGCGCTGAAGATCATGGAGCCGCAGATCCTGCGCTGGCTCTACGCCCGCCGTCGGCCCAACCAGTCCTTCAAGATCGCCTTCGACCAGGAGATCCAGCGGCTCTACGACGAGTGGGACAAGCTCGCCGGGAAGGTCGCCGACGGCTCCGCGCTGCCGGCCGACATCGCCGCGTACACGCGCGCGGTCGGTACGGCCGCCGCCGAGCTGCCGAAGACGCCGCGCCCGCTGCCGTACCGCACGCTCGCGTCCGTCGCCGACATCACCGCCGGACACGAGGACCAGGCGCTGCGGATCCTGTCCGAGCTGGACCCCGAGCAGCCGCTCGCCTCCCTGGACGAGGCACGGCCCCGGTACGACAGGGCCGAGGCCTGGATCAACACGCACGTTCCCGCCGACCAGCGGACCATCGTGCGCGAGGAGCCCGACGCCGAGCTGCTGAAGTCCCTCGACGAGGCCTCTCAGCAGTCGGTACGGCTGCTGCTCGACGGCCTCGCCGAGCACTGGTCGCTCGACGGGCTGACCCACCTCGTGTACGGCGTGCCGAAGGTGCAGGCCGGGTTCTCCGCCGACGCGACGCCCAAGGAGCTGCCGCCGGAGATCAAGACGGCTCAGCGGTCGTTCTTCGCGCTGCTGTACCACCTGCTCGTCGGACGGGACACCGGACCCCGGCTGCCCACGCTGCTGCTGGCGGTCGGGCAGGACCGGGTGCGGCGCCTGCTCGGCGAGTAG
- the argS gene encoding arginine--tRNA ligase, producing MASVTSLSDSVQQHLASALSATLPEAAGADPLLRRSDRADFQANGILALAKKAKANPRELATQVVSQVVTGDELIKDVEVSGPGFLNITIADRAITGNLAARYADETGRLGVPTAAQPGTTVIDYAQPNVAKEMHVGHLRSAVIGDSVVQLLEFTGENVVRRHHIGDWGTQFGMLIQYLDEHPHELDHKEAQVTGEEAMSNLDRLYKAARKLFDSDEEFKTRARRRVVDLQAGDPQTLAMWQKFVDESKIYFFSVFEKLDMEIQDADIVGESGYNDMLAETCRLLEESGVAVRSEGALCVFFDDIKGPDGNPVPLIVQKSDGGYGYAATDLSAIRDRVFHLKANTLLYVVDARQALHFKMVFETARRAGWLNEDVTAFQLAFGTVLGKDGKPFKTREGETVRLVDLLDEAIDRASAVVREKAQDLSEEEIAERGAQVGIGAVKYADLSTSANRDYKFDLDQMVSLNGDTSVYLQYAYARIRSILRKAGETRPAAHPALALTEAERALGLHVDAFAETVAEAAGEYAPHKLAAYLYQLASLYTSFYDKCPVLKAETPAQVENRLFLCDITARTLHQGMALLGIRTPEKL from the coding sequence ATGGCCTCGGTCACGTCCCTCAGCGACTCCGTCCAGCAGCACCTCGCGTCCGCCCTCTCGGCCACCCTGCCCGAGGCCGCCGGCGCGGACCCGCTGCTGCGACGAAGCGACCGGGCCGACTTCCAGGCCAACGGAATCCTCGCGCTGGCCAAGAAGGCGAAGGCCAACCCGAGGGAGCTGGCGACGCAGGTCGTCTCCCAGGTGGTCACGGGCGACGAGCTGATCAAGGACGTCGAGGTCTCCGGCCCCGGCTTCCTGAACATCACGATCGCGGACCGGGCGATCACCGGGAACCTGGCCGCGCGGTACGCGGACGAGACGGGCCGCCTCGGCGTGCCGACCGCCGCGCAGCCGGGCACCACGGTGATCGACTACGCCCAGCCGAACGTGGCGAAGGAGATGCACGTCGGTCACCTGCGCTCGGCCGTGATCGGCGACTCGGTGGTCCAGCTCCTGGAGTTCACCGGCGAGAACGTGGTCCGCCGGCACCACATCGGCGACTGGGGCACCCAGTTCGGCATGCTCATCCAGTACCTGGACGAGCACCCGCACGAGCTGGACCACAAAGAAGCCCAGGTGACGGGTGAGGAGGCGATGTCGAACCTCGACCGCCTCTACAAGGCCGCGCGGAAGCTCTTCGACTCCGACGAGGAGTTCAAGACCCGGGCCCGGCGCCGGGTGGTCGACCTCCAGGCCGGCGACCCGCAGACCCTCGCCATGTGGCAGAAGTTCGTGGACGAGTCGAAGATCTACTTCTTCTCCGTCTTCGAGAAGCTGGACATGGAGATCCAGGACGCCGACATCGTCGGCGAGTCCGGCTACAACGACATGCTGGCGGAGACCTGCCGGCTGCTGGAGGAGTCGGGCGTCGCGGTCCGTAGCGAAGGCGCCCTGTGCGTGTTCTTCGACGACATCAAGGGCCCGGACGGCAACCCGGTCCCGCTGATCGTCCAGAAGTCGGACGGCGGCTACGGCTACGCGGCGACGGACCTGTCCGCGATCCGCGACCGGGTCTTCCACCTCAAGGCGAACACCCTCCTGTACGTGGTGGACGCCCGCCAGGCCCTGCACTTCAAGATGGTCTTCGAGACGGCGCGGCGGGCCGGCTGGCTGAACGAGGACGTGACGGCGTTCCAGCTGGCGTTCGGCACGGTCCTCGGCAAGGACGGCAAGCCGTTCAAGACGCGTGAGGGCGAGACGGTCCGTCTGGTCGACCTCCTCGACGAGGCGATCGACCGCGCCTCGGCCGTGGTCCGCGAGAAGGCGCAGGACCTCTCGGAGGAGGAGATCGCCGAGCGGGGCGCCCAGGTGGGCATCGGCGCGGTGAAGTACGCGGACCTGTCGACGTCGGCGAACCGGGACTACAAGTTCGACCTGGACCAGATGGTGTCCCTGAACGGCGACACGTCCGTCTACCTCCAGTACGCGTACGCCCGTATCCGGTCCATCCTCCGCAAGGCCGGCGAGACCCGCCCGGCCGCGCACCCGGCGCTGGCACTGACGGAGGCGGAGCGCGCCCTGGGCCTGCACGTGGACGCGTTCGCGGAGACGGTCGCGGAGGCGGCCGGCGAGTACGCCCCGCACAAGCTGGCCGCGTACCTCTATCAGCTGGCGTCCCTGTACACCTCCTTCTACGACAAGTGCCCGGTCCTGAAGGCCGAGACGCCGGCTCAGGTGGAGAACCGCCTCTTCCTGTGCGACATCACGGCCCGCACCCTGCACCAGGGGATGGCCCTGCTGGGGATCAGGACACCGGAGAAGCTCTGA
- a CDS encoding helix-turn-helix transcriptional regulator — protein sequence MLSSSARLLRLLSLLSSRPSWPCAELAERMEVTDRTVRRDMARLRDLGYCVDSEAGPWGGYRLRAGSRVPPLILDDEEALAVAVGLREAALSDALGGDQAALSALLKLRQVLPRHIADRLGELDEAFVRLPGADGPQIRPGLLLELAVACRQGRRARLSYTDGEGRGTVREVDPYRLVHTGRRWYFVARDVSRGRWRTFRADRVDRLQPTGHPADLTDAPDPAQLVSRNIANGPYPLSATIRLPLALREALRLIPATVGTHRADGPDATLVDIGGPDPDGLARYLLGLGTPLRVLAPDAVRQALARRARELAEENARGDADAL from the coding sequence GTGCTCAGCTCGTCCGCCCGCCTTCTGCGCCTGCTGTCCCTGCTGTCCTCCCGTCCCTCGTGGCCCTGCGCCGAACTGGCCGAGCGCATGGAGGTCACGGACCGCACGGTCCGCCGGGACATGGCCAGGCTCCGGGACCTCGGCTATTGCGTCGACTCCGAGGCCGGTCCCTGGGGCGGTTACCGCCTGCGGGCCGGTTCCCGGGTGCCGCCGCTGATCCTCGACGACGAGGAAGCGCTGGCCGTGGCGGTCGGTCTGCGCGAGGCCGCGCTGAGCGACGCGCTCGGCGGCGACCAGGCCGCGCTGTCGGCCTTGCTGAAGCTGCGCCAGGTACTGCCCCGGCACATCGCCGACCGCCTCGGCGAGCTGGACGAGGCCTTCGTACGCCTCCCGGGGGCCGACGGCCCGCAGATCCGCCCCGGCCTGCTGCTGGAGCTGGCGGTCGCCTGCCGGCAGGGCAGGCGCGCCCGGCTGTCGTACACCGACGGGGAGGGGCGCGGCACGGTCCGGGAGGTCGACCCCTACCGTCTCGTCCACACGGGCCGGCGCTGGTACTTCGTCGCGCGGGACGTGTCCCGGGGCCGGTGGCGCACCTTCCGCGCCGACCGGGTCGACCGCCTCCAGCCCACCGGCCATCCGGCAGACCTCACCGACGCACCCGACCCGGCCCAGCTGGTCTCCCGCAACATCGCGAACGGCCCCTACCCCCTGTCCGCGACCATCCGCCTCCCCCTTGCCCTGCGGGAGGCCCTGCGGCTCATCCCCGCCACGGTCGGCACCCACCGCGCCGACGGCCCCGACGCCACCCTGGTCGACATCGGCGGCCCCGACCCGGACGGCCTCGCCCGCTATCTCCTCGGCCTCGGCACGCCCCTGCGAGTCCTCGCCCCGGACGCCGTACGACAGGCCCTGGCGCGCCGCGCCCGGGAGCTTGCCGAGGAGAACGCGCGGGGGGATGCCGATGCCCTCTGA
- a CDS encoding VOC family protein: MTTETSSAPAFRYAAVTFDCADPAEMARFYGELLGMSVLYSSDDFFLLGKEGATGLGFNRLTDYRPPTWPDPAQEKQAHIELGVDDLDIAEKRLLELGAGKPEFQPGEDRWRVLLDPAGHPFCITTLV, encoded by the coding sequence ATGACCACGGAGACCTCTTCAGCACCCGCGTTCCGCTACGCCGCCGTCACCTTCGACTGCGCCGACCCGGCCGAAATGGCCCGCTTCTACGGCGAGTTGCTCGGCATGTCGGTCCTCTACTCCAGCGACGACTTCTTCCTCCTCGGCAAGGAGGGCGCGACCGGCCTCGGCTTCAACCGCCTCACCGACTACCGCCCGCCCACCTGGCCGGACCCGGCGCAGGAGAAGCAGGCGCACATCGAACTGGGCGTGGACGACCTGGACATCGCCGAGAAGCGGCTGCTGGAGCTGGGCGCCGGCAAGCCGGAGTTCCAGCCGGGCGAGGACCGGTGGCGGGTGCTGCTGGACCCGGCCGGACACCCGTTCTGCATCACCACGCTCGTGTAG
- a CDS encoding DUF4253 domain-containing protein, with amino-acid sequence MATLPNPLPKLATDPSGRSLGLQLPPGRLVDTTDDGAWHEPLLWHAEKPAAPGTWKALGAPGARTGLLPVLVDAGGSDGGPEDWGLLPGESSYPGDHDAEEVLAEYWEEETEDGESAEEIEPFGEEWPGLAPAAPLSADPDTRAAQVADTLVCAADSVVAQARLALVPARRSADIPAAIGWTGPVNYEGDVARICAVLRSWEDRFGIRVVALGLDTLVVSVAAPPTAQEDAEAVAAEHFAFCPDSVLQDEQDTLRAYAKTLVGAHSWTFWWD; translated from the coding sequence ATGGCGACTCTTCCCAATCCGCTGCCCAAGCTGGCCACCGACCCCAGCGGCCGTTCCCTCGGGCTGCAGCTCCCGCCCGGCCGACTGGTCGACACGACGGATGACGGGGCCTGGCACGAGCCCCTGCTGTGGCACGCGGAGAAGCCCGCCGCGCCGGGCACCTGGAAGGCGCTGGGAGCGCCGGGCGCGCGGACAGGTCTGCTGCCGGTGCTCGTGGATGCCGGCGGCTCCGACGGCGGCCCCGAGGACTGGGGGCTGCTGCCCGGCGAGAGCTCGTATCCGGGCGATCACGACGCCGAGGAGGTCCTCGCGGAGTACTGGGAGGAGGAGACGGAGGACGGCGAGAGCGCCGAGGAGATCGAGCCGTTCGGGGAGGAGTGGCCCGGCCTCGCCCCCGCCGCCCCGCTCTCCGCCGACCCGGACACCCGTGCCGCCCAGGTCGCCGACACGCTGGTTTGCGCTGCGGACTCGGTCGTCGCTCAGGCCCGTCTCGCCCTCGTTCCGGCCCGCCGGTCGGCCGACATCCCGGCGGCGATCGGCTGGACCGGCCCGGTGAACTACGAGGGTGACGTGGCCCGGATATGCGCGGTGCTGCGCTCCTGGGAGGACCGCTTCGGCATACGGGTCGTGGCGCTCGGCCTGGACACCCTGGTCGTGTCCGTCGCGGCCCCGCCGACCGCGCAGGAGGACGCCGAGGCGGTGGCGGCCGAGCACTTCGCGTTCTGCCCGGACAGCGTCCTCCAGGACGAGCAGGACACCCTCCGCGCATACGCGAAGACCCTGGTCGGGGCGCACAGTTGGACGTTCTGGTGGGACTGA
- a CDS encoding PLP-dependent aminotransferase family protein, whose amino-acid sequence MTVAEPAPALAAPTRAPAPRLAARARSVGGSPVRDILAVTARPEVINFAGGLPAPELFDRDGIAAAFEEVLAQTPAQALQYSTTEGEPTLRAGLAGRITARGLPTDPDDLLVTTGSQQALSLLATALLEPGDTVLVENPCYLAALQVFGLAGARVVAVPGDEDGVDPVALEEAIRREHPKLLYLVPTFHNPTGRTMPAPRRAEIATVAAREGLWIVEDDPYGELRYDGERVPWIASLPGAEDRTVLLGSFSKVMAPGLRLGWLRAPAELRRACAVAKQAADLHTATLNQLAAARYLDVLDAHVARVRAVYGERRDAMLAGLPAALPPGSRWNRPEGGMFLWARLPESYDTLALLPRVVEQNVAYVPGAPFYAGAPDPSTLRLCFVTQTPEEIAEGLRRLERGLGG is encoded by the coding sequence ATGACCGTCGCCGAGCCTGCCCCTGCCCTTGCCGCGCCGACACGCGCCCCCGCCCCGCGGCTCGCCGCCCGCGCCCGCAGCGTGGGCGGTTCGCCCGTGCGGGACATCCTCGCGGTCACCGCGCGCCCCGAGGTGATCAACTTCGCGGGCGGGCTCCCGGCACCGGAACTCTTCGACCGGGACGGTATAGCGGCGGCGTTCGAGGAGGTGCTGGCACAGACCCCGGCGCAGGCGCTGCAGTACTCCACGACCGAGGGCGAGCCCACGCTCCGGGCGGGCCTGGCCGGGCGCATCACCGCCCGGGGCCTGCCGACCGACCCCGACGACCTGCTCGTCACCACCGGCTCCCAGCAGGCCCTGTCCCTCCTCGCGACGGCCCTGCTCGAACCCGGCGACACGGTCCTGGTGGAAAACCCCTGCTACCTGGCGGCGCTTCAGGTCTTCGGGCTCGCGGGAGCGCGCGTGGTGGCCGTGCCGGGGGATGAAGACGGTGTGGATCCGGTGGCCCTGGAGGAGGCGATCCGCCGTGAACACCCCAAGTTGCTCTACCTTGTCCCCACCTTCCACAACCCCACCGGCCGTACGATGCCCGCGCCGCGCCGCGCGGAGATCGCCACCGTGGCCGCCCGCGAGGGCCTGTGGATCGTCGAGGACGACCCGTACGGCGAACTCCGCTACGACGGTGAGCGCGTCCCCTGGATCGCCTCCCTGCCCGGCGCCGAGGACCGGACCGTCCTGCTCGGCTCCTTCTCCAAGGTGATGGCCCCCGGACTGCGCCTCGGCTGGCTGCGCGCGCCCGCTGAGCTGCGCCGGGCGTGCGCGGTCGCCAAGCAGGCGGCGGACCTGCACACTGCGACGCTCAACCAGCTCGCCGCCGCCCGCTATCTGGACGTCCTGGACGCCCATGTGGCGCGGGTGCGGGCCGTGTACGGCGAACGCCGGGACGCCATGCTGGCGGGCCTGCCGGCCGCCCTCCCGCCCGGCTCGCGGTGGAACCGGCCCGAGGGCGGCATGTTCCTCTGGGCGCGGCTGCCGGAGTCGTACGACACCCTCGCCCTGCTGCCCCGCGTGGTCGAGCAGAACGTGGCCTACGTCCCCGGCGCGCCCTTCTACGCCGGCGCCCCCGACCCCTCCACCCTCCGCCTGTGCTTCGTCACCCAGACCCCGGAGGAGATCGCGGAGGGGCTGCGCAGGCTGGAACGGGGGCTCGGCGGCTGA
- the hemB gene encoding porphobilinogen synthase has translation MTKYGSFPGTRPRRLRTSPVMRRMVAETRLHPADFILPAFVREGVSEPVPIAAMPGVVQHTRDSLKKAALEAVQAGVSGIMLFGVPEESKKDAVGTAGTDPDGILQVAIRDVRAEVGDDLLVMSDLCLDETTDHGHCGVLDAEGRVDNDATLERYAEMAQVQADAGAHVVGPSGMMDGQIGVVRDALDQIGREDVAILAYTVKYSSVFFGPFREAVASSLQGDRKTYQQDPANWRESLRELSLDLEEGADMVMVKPAGPYLDILARVADAVDVPVAAYQISGEYSMIEAAAEKGWIDRDRAIFETLTGIKRAGARNILTYWATEAAQKLR, from the coding sequence ATGACGAAGTACGGATCGTTTCCCGGTACCCGTCCCCGGCGACTGCGGACCTCGCCCGTCATGCGGCGCATGGTCGCCGAGACGCGGCTGCACCCCGCCGACTTCATCCTCCCCGCCTTCGTCCGCGAGGGCGTCAGCGAGCCCGTGCCGATCGCCGCGATGCCCGGTGTCGTCCAGCACACCCGCGACAGTCTGAAGAAGGCCGCGCTGGAGGCCGTGCAGGCCGGGGTCTCCGGGATCATGCTGTTCGGCGTGCCGGAGGAGAGCAAGAAGGACGCCGTCGGGACCGCGGGCACCGATCCGGACGGGATCCTTCAGGTCGCCATCCGGGACGTGCGCGCCGAGGTCGGCGACGACCTGCTCGTCATGTCCGACCTGTGCCTGGACGAGACCACCGACCACGGGCACTGCGGGGTCCTCGACGCCGAGGGCCGTGTCGACAACGACGCGACCCTGGAGCGGTACGCCGAGATGGCCCAGGTGCAGGCCGACGCCGGCGCCCATGTCGTCGGGCCCAGCGGGATGATGGACGGGCAGATCGGCGTCGTCCGCGACGCGCTCGACCAGATCGGGCGCGAGGACGTGGCGATCCTCGCCTACACCGTCAAGTACTCGTCCGTCTTCTTCGGCCCCTTCCGCGAGGCCGTCGCCTCCTCGCTCCAGGGCGACCGCAAGACCTACCAGCAGGACCCGGCCAACTGGCGCGAGTCCCTGCGGGAGCTGTCCCTCGATCTGGAAGAGGGCGCGGACATGGTCATGGTCAAGCCGGCCGGGCCGTACCTCGACATCCTCGCCCGGGTCGCGGACGCCGTGGACGTGCCCGTCGCCGCCTACCAGATCTCCGGCGAGTACTCGATGATCGAGGCCGCCGCCGAGAAGGGCTGGATCGACCGCGACCGCGCCATCTTCGAGACCCTGACCGGTATCAAGCGGGCCGGGGCGCGCAACATCCTCACCTACTGGGCGACCGAGGCGGCGCAGAAGCTGCGCTGA
- a CDS encoding phospholipase D-like domain-containing protein has translation MLRKVLTRAAIALTAGTAVVATAVPANAASYSAFAFSQTGSQPTIYDFIDSAASTLDMTMYELEDTTAVNDLIALKNKGVTVRVILDRQHKTANNAAYTSLTNAGVGVVWSSSAFVYTHQKTITVDGVKSLVMTGNLTAQYYTTSRDYGVFTDDTRDVASIEKVFNADYTASSITPTDGDHLLWSPTDSRNRLVSFVNSATKSLDVEELEFSDSTVVNAIVARAKAGVKVRVVLENPSSYSSEVSAVKAAGGTVVGYSDPNGFFIHAKAMVADYGLTTQEVEAGSMNISSNSLSNNRELGIILTGTGVAEPVAQTIETTFNSDYAGGKAA, from the coding sequence ATGCTGCGGAAGGTCCTCACCCGCGCGGCCATCGCCCTGACCGCCGGTACCGCCGTCGTCGCCACCGCGGTCCCCGCGAACGCCGCGAGCTACTCGGCGTTCGCCTTCTCCCAGACCGGCAGCCAGCCCACGATCTACGACTTCATCGACTCGGCCGCCAGCACGCTCGACATGACCATGTACGAGCTGGAGGACACCACGGCCGTCAACGACCTCATAGCCCTGAAGAACAAGGGCGTCACGGTCCGCGTCATCCTCGACCGCCAGCACAAGACCGCCAACAACGCGGCGTACACGTCCCTGACCAACGCGGGCGTAGGCGTGGTCTGGTCGTCCTCGGCGTTCGTCTACACCCACCAGAAGACGATCACCGTCGACGGCGTCAAGTCCCTTGTCATGACCGGCAATCTGACGGCCCAGTACTACACGACCAGCCGCGACTACGGCGTCTTCACCGACGACACGCGCGACGTCGCCTCCATCGAGAAGGTCTTCAACGCCGACTACACGGCGTCCTCGATCACCCCCACCGACGGCGACCACCTGCTGTGGTCCCCCACCGACTCCCGCAACCGCCTGGTGTCCTTCGTCAATTCCGCGACCAAGAGCCTGGACGTGGAGGAACTGGAGTTCAGCGACAGCACGGTGGTCAACGCGATCGTCGCGCGCGCCAAGGCGGGCGTGAAGGTCCGCGTGGTCCTGGAGAATCCTTCCAGCTACTCCAGCGAGGTCTCCGCCGTCAAAGCGGCCGGCGGCACGGTCGTCGGCTACTCCGACCCCAACGGCTTCTTCATCCATGCCAAGGCCATGGTCGCCGACTACGGCCTGACCACCCAGGAGGTCGAGGCCGGCTCTATGAACATCAGCAGCAACTCCCTGAGCAACAACCGGGAGCTGGGCATCATCCTGACCGGCACGGGCGTCGCCGAGCCGGTGGCCCAGACGATCGAGACGACGTTCAACAGCGACTACGCGGGCGGCAAGGCGGCGTAG